One Xenopus tropicalis strain Nigerian chromosome 8, UCB_Xtro_10.0, whole genome shotgun sequence genomic window carries:
- the c8h9orf43 gene encoding uncharacterized protein C9orf43 homolog translates to MELDETMCKDPVCQHPQCWGSFQRMERGIPHYRPLGYCQRSPSAEEGGLPVLSVSTMPTPPHSPTNQEAPRWHAVSPVRLAGLSYSALYKLYNKTSSSVAQKVPPNATSHKEPIRPRGVPGHSAIHGPDVAENRATSLVWMPTTPCPKQKKEETLKPLRVGITALTLGTLPCKDAGGDTGDSEVPKVRKKTQVPTGGCPQSLSVSCIQPPGRGPLQGRASGSPAKERALELKGRVSGQHFGSVTLPAPIIPELGNQRVVLHSVKEKHQQGAARLSPVYKLDNQHLEALNDMEIKLQSIRNQYYLWNKYTGPASPSGRRKPPDQQPPKEQTPCSYKQMPLGVIGNLRLYPYDGDFYKQNLTASLEGSTPYACGSDSRRLISLGSISHGSWAESHQSSAGMDSLTDSQSASQREAANEDVTSKSDVSDVTLAPEALQPTHTLKDTATLPTDPSEPASEDIQAPLEQGVRTPQPNAPPPTPLKTGS, encoded by the exons ATGGAGCTGGATGAGACTATGTGTAAGGACCCTGTGTGCCAGCACCCGCAGTGCTGGGGTTCCTTCCAGAGGATGGAGAGGGGGATCCCCCATTACCGCCCCCTGGGGTATTGCCAGAGATCGCCCAGTGCAGAGGAAG GTGGACTCCCTGTGCTGTCAGTGAGCACAATGCCCACCCCCCCGCACTCTCCGACCAATCAGGAAGCTCCCCGCTGGCACGCAGTCTCTCCCGTCAGACTCGCAGGGCTGTCTTACTCTGCTCTCTATAAACTCTACAACAAGACTTCCAGCAG TGTTGCCCAGAAGGTGCCACCAAACGCCACGTCACACAAGGAACCCATACGGCCTCGCGGAGTGCCCGGGCACAGTGCCATCCACGGA CCTGACGTTGCAGAGAACAGAGCCACATCCTTGGTATGGATGCCAACCACTCCGTGCCCAaagcagaagaaggaagagac ACTGAAGCCCCTCAGAGTTGGAATTACAGCTCTCACGTTGGGAACCCTACCTTGTAAGGATGCCGGGGGGGATACGGGGGACTCAGAAGTG ccaaaagtaagaaaaaagacTCAGGTTCCTACAGGCGGGTGCCCCCAGAGTCTGTCAGTGAGCTGCATCCAACCCCCGGGCAGGGGGCCCCTACAGGGCAGAGCGTCGGGCAG CCCAGCCAAGGAGCGGGCGTTAGAGCTCAAGGGGAGAGTTAGCGGGCAGCACTTTGGGTCTGTAACGCTGCCCGCTCCGATTATTCCCGAACTGGGGAACCAACGGGTAGTTCTGCATAGCGTGAAGGAAAAgcaccagcagggggcagcacgGCTCAGCCCTGTGTACAAGCTGGACAATCAG CATCTGGAAGCTCTAAACGACATGGAAATAAAACTGCAGAGCATAAGAAACCAGTATTACCTGTGGAACAAATACACGGGCCCGGCCAGCCCCAGCGGCCGAAGGAAACCCCCAG ATCAGCAGCCCCCCAAGGAGCAAACCCCCTGTAGTTACAAGCAGATGCCCCTGGGGGTAATTGGGAACCTGCGGCTTTACCCCTACGATGGCGATTTCTACAAACAAAACCTGACAGCCTCACTTGAAG GCTCCACCCCCTACGCCTGCGGGTCTGACAGCAGGAGACTGATATCCCTGGGAAGCATCTCTCATGGGTCCTGGGCAGAATCCCACCAATCA TCTGCAGGGATGGACTCATTAACTGACAGCCAATCAGCAAGCCAGAGAGAGGCGGCCAATGAGGATGTCACTTCTAAGTCCGATGTTTCAGATGTCACACTGGCACCGGAAG CGCTGCAGCCGACACACACTCTTAAAGACACAGCGACTCTCCCCACTGATCCATCAGAACCTGCAAGTGAAGACATCCAGGCACCATTGGAGCAAGGTGTCCGCACCCCACAGCCAAATGCACCTCCCCCAACCCCACTGAAAACTGGGAGCTAA
- the pole3 gene encoding DNA polymerase epsilon subunit 3 encodes MAERPEDLNLPNAVVTRIIKEALPEGVNISKEARSAISRAASVFVLYATSCANNFAMKGKRKTLNATDVLAAMEEMEFQRFLTPLKESLEVYRQDQKGKKEATEQKKKDKEKKADSEDQDKSREEENEDEDEKMEEDEVVEEEEVEN; translated from the exons ATGGCCGAGAGACCGGAAGATCTGAACTTGCCCAACGCTGTGGTCACGCGGATCATTAAGGAAGCT CTCCCAGAAGGGGTTAATATCTCCAAAGAAGCACGGAGCGCAATATCCCGGGCGGCCAGTGTCTTTGTATTGTATGCGACATCTTG CGCCAACAACTTTGCCATGAAGGGGAAGCGGAAGACTCTAAACGCGACTGATGTTTTGGCTGCAATGGAAGAGATGGAATTCCAGCGCTTTCTGACACCCCTGAAAGAATCCTTGGAAG TTTACAGGCAGGATCAGAAAGGCAAAAAAGAGGCCACGGAGCAGAAGAAAAAAGACAAGGAGAAAAAGGCCGACTCTGAGGATCAGGACAAGAGTCGTGAAGAGGAGAATGAGGATGAAGATGAGAAGATGGAGGAAGATGAAGTTGTGGAAGAGGAGGAAGTGGAGAACTGA
- the alad gene encoding delta-aminolevulinic acid dehydratase (The RefSeq protein has 2 substitutions, 2 frameshifts compared to this genomic sequence) — MQVSAILHSGYFHPVLRAWQCSATSLDANNLMYPIFITDNPDAIEEIPSLPGQARYGVNQLEGLLRPLVDNGLKCVLIFGVPSKVIKDERGSAADAPDTPAILAIQRIREKFPQLLIACDVCLCPYTSHGHCGILREDGSLQNESSCQRLAEVALAYARAGCHIVAPSDMMDGRIGAIKQALVSNDLGNKVSVMSYSAKFASCFYGPFRDAAQSKPAFGDRKCYQLPPGARGLAIRAVDRDVREGADMLMVKPGMPYLDLVREVKEKHPALPLAVYHVSGEYAMLWHGAQANAFDLKVAVLEAMTGFRRAGADIIITYYTPQLLQWIKER; from the exons ATGCAAGTCAGCTCCAtcctacacagcgggtatttccACCCTGTTCTGCGGGCCTGGCAGTGCTCTGCTACCAGCCTCGATGCCAACAACCTCATGTACCCCATCTTCATCAC GGATAACCCGGATGCCATAGAGGAGATTCCCAGCCTGCCCGGCCAAGCCAG GTACGGGGTGAACCAACTGGAGGGGTTGCTGCGCCCCCTAGTGGACAATGGGCTGAAGTGCGTGCTGATCTTCGGGGTCCCAAGCAAAGTCATTAAG GACGAGCGGGGCTCCG CGGCA GACACGCCCGACACGCCGGCCATATTGGCCATACAGAGGATTCGGGAGAAGTTCCCCCAGCTGCTCATTGCCTGTGACGTGTGCCTTTGTCCCTATACCTCCCACGGCCACTGCG GAATCCTACGGGAAGATGGCAGCCTACAGAACGAGAGCAGTTGCCAGAGACTGGCAGAGGTGGCCCTTGCTTATGCCCGTGCAG GCTGTCACATCGTGGCGCCGTCGGACATGATGGACGGGCGAATCGGTGCCATCAAGCAGGCGCTGGTCTCCAACGACCTGGGAAACAAG GTGTCCGTCATGAGTTACAGCGCCAAGTTTGCCTCCTGTTTCTATGGGCCCTTCAG GGACGCCGCGCAGTCCAAACCGGCCTTTGGTGATCGGAAATGTTACCAGCTCCCCCCCGGCGCCAGAGGCTTGGCCATCCGGGCAGTG GACCGGGATGTGCGGGAAGGGGCAGATATGCTGATGGTGAAGCCCGGGATGCCCTACCTGGACCTGGTCAGAGAAGTGAAGGAGAAG CACCCTGCTCTCCCATTGGCTGTGTACCACGTGTCGGGGGAGTACGCCATGCTGTGGCACGGGGCGCAGGCCAACGCTTTTGACCTCAAGGTGGCCGTGCTGGAAGCAATGACGGGATTCCGGAGAGCCG GAGCCGATATCATCATCACGTACTACACCCCCCAACTCCTCCAGTGGATAAAGGAACGATAA